The window atagatttctcaaagggcaattgatttgatagtgttacgttgtaaatgtggtcgccgaaatatgtgtttggtagtgtatgtcttatatttaagaaaaaaccgataaataaccgaaaaaaacaaaaaaccgacataaaccgaatcaagaaaaaaccgacttaattggtttggtttggttctaatatttgaaaaaccgacttacttggtttggtttctttttagggaaaaaacgatccaaaccgaaccatgaacacccctagtcaCAGCCATTGACCACTGCAAACAGTGACTGAAGCTTTGTTGAATGGGCCAGGATCCAAGTTGAATCTCCCCTCATAAAATCCTCAAATTTGTCGATATCGAAATCGGGGGATCTATATGGGCCATCCCTGTTTGGGCGGAATCATGCCCCATATGCTCACAAATTCCTTCTAGATCAGCTTTGCCTATTGCAGCAGCCAGCAATGTCACTGGAAAAGATACAATAAAGCAAATGCCTCTGCTTGACCCAAGAAGCACGGGGAAGGGCTCTTTTCATGAATTGCCAATAAAAGAGACCCGCATGTTCAGACTATCTCTGGGTGGAGATTTAAAATTCAAATCTCAGCAGTCGAACCCCAATGGATACTAACCCGGGTTTTCTCTTCCTGCAACGATAAATAAGCCCCATACCCCGCCACATAAAACCCAAACCTCAGGCCATCCTCTATTAAACAATTGGGTCAATAAGGTTTGGAGCACCTTATTGGCAAACCAGGGAGTCTAGATTTCAACAAATAAATTATCATTGAAAATAACTTGTATTTAAAAGAATAACAGAAACTACACCTCTTCTCGTAAATCATAGTACTCCACAAGAAAGATACAAGAAAAACTATAGCATGAACAAGTACAAGTCCAACACAAAATAGAAGGGGGAAATTCTTACCCTCAGTTTGCAGCCTATTTTCTTGTAATCACTCTTTGGGAGGCCTTTACAATCTATCCGAACCAGCTCCTCGGTGAGAAAAGCATCGCGTACCATCGGTACAAGACTGCCATAGTAACCATTTTTGGCTGCATAGTAGCATACATTTCACATACCAAATCTAGATGGCCTCATCAAACACAGTTGACAAGAAAGCATACCAagttttgttaatgccggaaCAGCTAATCCATTTTTTCTCATTTCCTTGGTTTCCTCGATGCTCAAGCCATCAATAGTAGTTTTTATAAGCCTAGGATATACAGGCTCATGAGGTTTCCACAGCATTAAGGGGATAACAGGCCTCTTCTTGGGATGATAATTCCTTCCTCTATAGAGCACAAGTAAACCACCATGTCTGTGGATGATTTTACCAAATGTCTTATCCTAGGAGACATACAAGAATCCACATTACTAATCAAAGGCACAGCACAACATAAAAAGGAGATTCTAAGTTGAGAGAACCATATTTTTTGGAGAATAAACCCCATAAACAAAGTAAACAGATACCTGTTCAAGCAACTTAATTCAGAAGAAGAACAATAACATGAAGGGATGAAGAAGCAAAGAAAGTGGATGTCATTGAATTTGAAGGACGGAGATACCTCCAACTGAGTGCAAACATTCTTCATATCAACTGTAGGCACGCCCATACATTTTATTCTTACAGCTTCAGCATGTTTCCAGTTGTTATGAATATCATTCAACATGTTATGTGTTAAGCCATCTCTCCCTGCAGAACAAAGATGAAAAATCAGCAAACAGGTATTCCAATCATGTGCTATCATAATCCCGCTATAGAAACTTACATCCAGTGATATTCAACTTCGTCTCTCAATAAAGTAGAGAAGGAAAGAAGTGTTTGATGCCATTGTCATTACAAGGCTAAGATCCTAATGCCAAATGGAGCACATCACATCACTAAATTTCCCAGTGTATGACAGAAAATATAAATGCAAATAGCAGAACTCAAGCGTGGTTTGTATTATAAAAGAACACGAAGGTGTTATGTGTAGCAAGCAGTTTTTACAAGAGCATATGACGACTGAGTTACTGATAAGAATATGCATAGTGCCTTAATTACTAAATTGTTTCACCAAATTCCCTCTCCAAATATTAGGCAACGCACCACTTTTCAGAGCCTCCCTGAGTTTTTCCTAAAAGCCATTACTCAGAAAATACTTTAGTGATTATTGTTTAAAAATCTTCAACCATATAGGATTAAAATTTAGCCCTAATAACACATTTGATTCATCCTGTTCTCAACTCCCTTTCTTCAAGATACACGGTGAGTTGATTCCTATGTAAAGCATTTCTATATGCATCTAGATGGCAGCCATACCAAAGCCATCAGAATATCAACATTGATTTCTTTGAATAATCTAATCATGTATGCTTGGCAAACAAGTTTAATGCAGTTTAAATTGTCAAATTTTCCAACGGAATTACGAAATGATACTAATTTTCAAGCCGTACACGCGCAACCATGCCACTGCAATAAGAAGTTAATACCAAACCCAGCTGAGTACCACCTTTAAGTCAGCAAACCACCCCAATCTGTGTGCAGAATTTCACCACTTCCATTTAATGCAATTAGAATATGCAATGATGTAAACCAAGACCATAATGGTCTTTGACATCTATCCCGTGGCATAGCAAGTAAGTGCCAAGGTAAAGTACCTATATTTACCTTCTCAACTCCACTTAAATAATTTTGCAAATCAGATATTACATAATAACAGTAAAAGACAATAAATCAAAACTTGCCTCATCCAATATAGTACCTTAACTTTGAGTCTAATCAGAAAAGAAATGATCAACCCAATCAATATTATGCTTCAATACTAAACTAGTTCTAGTCAGTAGTCATTCAACTACGTTAGACCCATTTCTTTCCAATGCAGGTATTATATAATTTGTCTAATCAAAAAATAAATGattatcaatcaatcaactatgcaTTTGGGTCACCTATATGAATCTTCTACAATCGTTCTGTGGAATCACAAAAGAAatgttttttatataaaaaagtgAATACCCAAATTGACTTGGCGCTTGGTTTTATGCCTCTGGCATGTTTCCGCAAGAGCTTTTCTCTCAGCATTCGTCAAAGGCTCTCCTTGAATTCTCTCTCTCATAACCCGCCTCTTCTCCTCCACAGTTTTCTCATCTTCAGCAGACCCTACTTTTGGGTCAACCACAGGCGCACAAACTCCAGTCCACACCCTATCCAACTTTCCAGGCCCAAAAGGTGAGTACTTAGGCTCTCGAAGCCCAATGGGCCGCACCTCCGTACTGCTCTCTGTGTAACTGAAACGGAAGTCGAATGGCAACCTGGACTGAACCGGTTTCTCGCCGGTCCGGTCCAGTGATGACGGCGGACGGTATCGGGGTTTGGGCTGCTTTTTGGATGGTGATTGAGAGTGGGGTTGAGTGGAATTAGGGTTTTGGGGTTTAAGGGAAGGTGGGGGTACGAAGGAGTATTTTGAGTAGAGATTTGAAGAAGCGGTGGTGGTTGTCGCCGCGGGGGCGGCAGTGGAGAAGAGGTGGCGCGTGACTGAGAGTAGGAGAATTTGCTTTTTCTGGCGGGAGAAGAAGTGGAGCATTGTGCCGGGGCAGAGGCATTCGGGTTAATTCCTCTCCTAATATAAATGAGGAGATTTGAGCGGTAAAAATCAAAACGGTCCCTTGTGTGTAGGATCAAGTTCAATTTTGGTCCTTTATCCATTATTGTAAACATAAAAAGTCCTTTATGTTTATAAAAGTTTGACACTTTTGATTAAatcaagacaaagaaaggataaGATGGAGGGTCTCCAACGGATCAAGTTCAATTTTGGTCCTTTATCCATTATTGTAAACATAAAAAGTCCTTTATGTTTATAAAAGTTTGACACTTTTGATTAAatcaagacaaagaaaggataaGATGGAGGGTCTCCAACGGAGTAGAGTAATAGTTTGTTTGGCCAAGTtggagaaatcagcttattttgagaagtatttttttcaaaagtgcttttgaaaaaagtacttttggagagaaacagtttgtgtttggctaatcagcctaaaaagtacttttgagaaataatttgtgtttgaccaagctttttagaaagtgcttttaagtgtcaaattacgaataaggacatgaatagatttacttaataattaatattataagtaaataaataatctcaaaattttgttattacatgcaataattaaaaaaatatcattttatttaagtaaaatatgaaaataaaattaaaaagtacttaattcttttaacataagttaaatatattaaaattctttcaataaatataAAAGTATTCACCCCtgaagtcactatatattagaaagttttcctaaaaataagaagaaatatttataaattaatatcctaagtattaggtttaagggttattttggtatatactttattttgtttagggtattttaggtaagaagaaaagccaaaactatttctacttctgcttttggaaagaagctacttttttctgtttctctgaaactgcttttgcttcttccccaaagtactttttcttccccaaataagcttggccaaacacctcaagctcggaaaaaagtgcttttgggggaaaaaacacttttggccttttgagaagcttggccaaacaggctataagtgtGTGAAAAAATTCTTCGGATTCCTAATTTGAATGGTTCCCGTCTAGTTCAAAGCTTATTAttgtaaaaatatgaatttaatgGCGACCCACCTCATCGATAAAAAGATTGATAAAGATTCAATATGAATTTGACAGACTCTTTTGCTCTCATGACGTTAAGTACCATTTAGTCCATTCTGATTTTAATAATTGACACAACCAATAGACTAATTTGacattataaaaattaaaaatatacgAGATTATATCGAAATATCATCTCGTAAAGGCACTACTAATAGATAACAAGGAAAGAGTCAATAATGCTCAATCTATTCTCCACTTTTTTCCTAGAACATTTGGGATTTTATGTGGACTCTGGGATAAATACAAGCTTAAGTACTTTATGGGGAAAAAATGTGTCTTGAATATTTTGCCAATTGATGGTATGATTGCTAGAAGGATGAAATAAATTTGTGAGTTTATGTTGTTTGGGACTGGATATTGTCAAATTATGAGCTAGAGATGAAGAATATTACAACAatggaaattgaaaaaaatgacttgtcatgccccgaacctgggggccgAGACCGGTACCCGGTGTCTCGCCtaa of the Nicotiana tabacum cultivar K326 chromosome 7, ASM71507v2, whole genome shotgun sequence genome contains:
- the LOC107825321 gene encoding CRS2-associated factor 1, mitochondrial — protein: MLHFFSRQKKQILLLSVTRHLFSTAAPAATTTTASSNLYSKYSFVPPPSLKPQNPNSTQPHSQSPSKKQPKPRYRPPSSLDRTGEKPVQSRLPFDFRFSYTESSTEVRPIGLREPKYSPFGPGKLDRVWTGVCAPVVDPKVGSAEDEKTVEEKRRVMRERIQGEPLTNAERKALAETCQRHKTKRQVNLGRDGLTHNMLNDIHNNWKHAEAVRIKCMGVPTVDMKNVCTQLEDKTFGKIIHRHGGLLVLYRGRNYHPKKRPVIPLMLWKPHEPVYPRLIKTTIDGLSIEETKEMRKNGLAVPALTKLAKNGYYGSLVPMVRDAFLTEELVRIDCKGLPKSDYKKIGCKLRDLVPCILVTFDKEQIVVWRGKNYEPSANGFFLTEREPFDDSNNDSDNREEENESRKGIPGDSDYDSGDSD